In a single window of the Nonlabens arenilitoris genome:
- the paaC gene encoding 1,2-phenylacetyl-CoA epoxidase subunit PaaC, whose product MKELNPQFLESKENKQHLIDYLLGVADNYLILGQRLGELCGHGPNLEPDIALTNISLDMLGQVRSFYQYIAQLKGDKTTEDDIAFLRKEREYKNVLLVEQPNTDFGYVIVRQFFFDVYNRMFLGALQQSADETLRALAFKGIKEASYHERFSGDWLKRLGDGTEESHQRVQQAVNDLWVYTDELFHTTKADDAMIAAGVAPDMLQLREYYYEKVEDLLTTATLKIPEVEYFQKGGKEGLHSEHMGYILADMQYMQRTYPDSKW is encoded by the coding sequence ATAAAAGAACTAAATCCACAATTCCTAGAGTCCAAGGAAAACAAACAACACCTGATCGACTATCTTCTAGGTGTGGCAGATAATTATTTAATCTTAGGACAGCGTCTAGGCGAACTTTGTGGTCATGGACCTAATCTAGAGCCAGATATAGCATTGACTAATATTTCGCTAGATATGTTAGGGCAAGTGCGTAGTTTTTACCAATATATCGCACAGTTGAAAGGTGATAAAACCACTGAGGATGATATTGCTTTCTTAAGAAAAGAGCGTGAGTATAAGAATGTATTATTGGTGGAACAACCTAATACAGATTTTGGATACGTGATTGTACGTCAGTTTTTCTTTGATGTCTATAACAGAATGTTTTTAGGAGCTTTACAACAAAGTGCTGATGAAACGCTTAGAGCTCTTGCTTTTAAAGGAATCAAAGAAGCAAGTTATCATGAGCGTTTTTCAGGAGATTGGTTAAAACGATTAGGTGATGGTACTGAAGAAAGTCATCAGCGAGTGCAACAAGCAGTAAATGACCTTTGGGTTTATACAGATGAGCTGTTTCACACCACTAAGGCAGATGATGCTATGATAGCTGCTGGTGTAGCGCCAGACATGTTGCAATTAAGAGAATATTACTATGAAAAAGTAGAAGATTTACTTACTACAGCGACATTAAAAATTCCAGAAGTAGAATACTTCCAAAAAGGTGGTAAAGAAGGATTACATAGCGAGCACATGGGTTATATCCTTGCAGATATGCAGTATATGCAGAGGACTTATCCAGATAGTAAGTGGTAA
- the paaD gene encoding 1,2-phenylacetyl-CoA epoxidase subunit PaaD, which yields MADQIFESLPKEILAILEEVADPEIPVLNVVDLGVIREVLVEGKEITIKLTPTYSGCPAMDVIGDDLERAFAVHGYTTHIQLIMSPPWTTDWITERGRKALEEYGIAAPLEETADKDVLLNDKKLVKCTNCGSKNTKLVSQFGSTACKAMFQCEDCLEPFDYFKCLK from the coding sequence ATGGCAGATCAAATATTCGAATCTTTACCAAAAGAGATTCTTGCCATTCTAGAAGAAGTTGCCGATCCTGAAATACCTGTATTAAACGTCGTAGATCTAGGTGTAATAAGAGAAGTTTTAGTTGAAGGAAAAGAAATCACCATAAAACTCACACCTACTTATAGCGGCTGTCCAGCGATGGATGTTATAGGCGATGATCTAGAGCGAGCATTTGCAGTTCACGGTTACACAACTCACATACAATTAATTATGAGTCCGCCGTGGACAACTGACTGGATTACCGAACGTGGTCGTAAAGCGCTAGAAGAATACGGTATTGCTGCACCACTAGAAGAAACTGCCGATAAAGATGTACTTCTTAACGATAAGAAACTGGTAAAATGTACCAATTGTGGCTCAAAGAATACGAAGCTGGTCAGTCAGTTTGGTTCTACAGCGTGTAAAGCAATGTTTCAATGTGAGGACTGTCTAGAGCCTTTTGATTACTTTAAGTGTTTGAAATAA
- a CDS encoding enoyl-CoA hydratase-related protein translates to MSDSILLQVNNGVATITLNRPQVFNSFNREMAFALQDALDQCASNDEVRAVMIIGEGKAFCAGQDIQEITNPDLNPGFKAILDDHYNPIVLKIRNLEKPVVAAVNGVAAGAGANIALCCDVVIATEGAAFIQAFSKIGLIPDSAGTFFLPRLIGFGKASAAMMLADKITAPEADQMGMIYKAIPDADFIETAQKTAQKLAALPTVALANTKKALNQSFYNTVEEQLVLESKLQIESASTEDYAEGVSSFMEKRKPVFKGK, encoded by the coding sequence ATGTCAGATTCTATCTTGCTACAAGTCAATAACGGCGTTGCAACCATAACTTTAAATAGACCACAAGTATTCAATTCCTTTAACCGCGAGATGGCATTTGCCTTGCAGGACGCACTCGATCAATGTGCTTCAAACGATGAAGTGAGAGCTGTGATGATTATAGGAGAAGGAAAAGCCTTTTGTGCCGGTCAGGACATTCAAGAAATCACAAATCCAGATTTGAATCCAGGTTTTAAAGCGATTCTAGACGATCATTATAATCCTATAGTTTTAAAAATTAGAAACCTTGAAAAACCAGTTGTTGCTGCAGTAAATGGAGTAGCCGCTGGTGCCGGAGCAAATATCGCCTTGTGTTGTGATGTGGTTATTGCTACAGAAGGTGCTGCATTCATTCAGGCATTTTCTAAAATCGGTCTGATTCCAGATAGTGCGGGAACCTTCTTTTTACCTAGACTCATCGGTTTTGGTAAAGCAAGTGCCGCGATGATGCTGGCTGATAAAATTACAGCACCAGAAGCTGACCAAATGGGAATGATCTATAAAGCCATTCCTGACGCAGATTTTATTGAAACAGCTCAAAAGACCGCTCAAAAACTAGCAGCATTACCTACAGTAGCGTTAGCTAATACTAAAAAAGCACTCAATCAATCATTTTACAATACGGTAGAAGAGCAACTAGTTCTAGAGTCAAAACTACAAATAGAAAGCGCATCCACAGAAGATTATGCTGAAGGTGTGTCGAGTTTTATGGAGAAACGTAAACCTGTTTTTAAAGGAAAATAG
- a CDS encoding four helix bundle protein: MVVFDKPAKTYASKYYAEQLIRSSGSVSLNFSEFAGAGTEKDKINKLRISLKEIKECNNNLKIQLKAGLSNKDQLTKLQDEAEQIIRILVAIINKR; encoded by the coding sequence ATTGTAGTTTTTGACAAGCCTGCTAAAACTTACGCTTCTAAATACTATGCTGAGCAACTCATAAGATCTTCTGGTTCTGTCTCTTTAAATTTTAGTGAATTTGCTGGTGCAGGAACTGAAAAAGATAAAATCAATAAATTGAGAATATCGCTTAAAGAGATTAAAGAGTGCAATAACAATTTAAAAATCCAACTCAAAGCTGGTTTAAGCAACAAAGACCAATTGACAAAGCTGCAGGATGAAGCGGAACAAATTATCAGAATTCTAGTAGCTATTATAAATAAACGATAA